From the Methanosarcinales archaeon genome, the window GTTGATTTAGAGGATGGGTCGAACTGCTCGATCCAGTCCATATGGGACGTCATTCTTTTCAGGCCGTCTAATAGTCGAGGATGGGTACGGCATCGCCTTTCCACCAGTTCCCACAGGTTCCCATCCCTGATAGCCTGTTTAACATTATTTATCTCTGCAAAGGTGACATAGAGGTTGTGCCTGGCCAGAAGTTCTATTTTATCAGGACTGGCCGAGATCTCCCTGGCTGAGTGACTGGTGCAGATAGGGCAGGCGCAGGGAAGATACTCAAGGTCCTTGATATGATAGGTCCCATCGGCAGTTAGGTACCTGCCATCCTTAGCATACAGGGCATAAGCTGCCGAATCAAAGAGGTCGCAGCCCAGTGCCACAGCCAGTGCAAACACCATAGGGTGACCGGCACCGAAAAGGTGGACCGGAGCCGATGACGGCAGTCCTTTCTTTGCACTGACAATTACATCTACCAGGTCTGCATAACGGTAGGATTCCATTAACGGCACTACTGCACCTATCGGGTATATGTCAAAACCGGCACTGCCCAGCTGGCGGGCTGCCTGCTCCCTCAGGTCCGGATATCGTCCGCCCTGGATGGAAGCTGCCAACAACATCTGGCTGTCCTTATTTAGATCCAGGGCCTCCATCAATCTTTCATTTGTGGTTGCAAGTTCCTGTTTAACCTTATCATAGTCAGCATCTGGCGGCGTGGGAATATCTAGCGGCACACCAATATCAGTTCCAATGGACTGCTGGAATTCAATGATCTGTGCATTATTCACTTCGACCTCACCATAGACACTCAATTGGAATGAGCCGCTATCGGTCATAATGGGGCCGTTGAATTCCAGAAGGCTGTGAAGACCTTGCTGTTGAGCTTTTGCCTTTAGCGCCTCTTTACGATATATGATATAAGAATTGGTAATGATCATCCGGGCGCCGAAATCTGGCATCTCCTTTGCCGGGATTGTCTGGATATTGGGATTTATCACCGGCATGATGGTGGGTGTTTCTACAGTTCCGTGGGGTGTGGTAAGGCGTCCGATCCTGCCTGCAAGGTCCTTGTGGGTAATTTCAAAAATATCGGGCATAATTTGATCCAGAAGAAATATGTTCTAAATAAGGTCAGCAGCTTTCACCAGCGGCAATAGCTGCACACCGATGTTTGCCAGACCGGCTCGGGCTCCTTCATCCCTGTCTACTATACTGATAACAGTATCCACTTTGGCTCCCTCTTCCTTCAAGGCTTTGATGGCTTCGATCACTGATGAGCCAGTAGTGGTCACATCTTCAACCATCAGCAGACTCCTTTTAAAGACATCTCCTATGAAACGGCCCCCAGTTCCGTATTCTTTTAAAGATTTTCTGATGATAACCAGGGGAAGACCTGATCTTAGTGATACTGCTGTAGCCAGGGGGACAGCTCCAACAGCAACACCCCCAATGGCCTCGGCACAGATACCCTTTTCATCAATAATCTCTACGATTTGCCGGGCAATCAAATCCAGGGTCCCGGGATCGGAAATGGCTTTCTTGATGTCGATATAATAATTACTTTTCCTGCCAGATGCCAGGGTAAAATCCCCGAACTTTACGGCTTTGCACTCCTTTAATGCTTGAATCAATTCTTTATCCATTAACTTCACTACCAGGGCTCTTTCTTGACCTTTATAAGATATCCGAATACATTTGTGATAATATGCAATAAAGGTGTGATTACAAGTACTGTAATTATTATCCAGAAAGTAAAATAGGTTTTGAACCAGACAGATGCGAATATGAGCGTTAACAACCAGGCACCCAGTACAAAATCCAGCTGGTCGGCCACAGGGAACATGGCCCCCCGCTTAAGATTTAACCTTCTTTTAATAAAACTCTCGGCACTGTCTCCCAGTAAAGCTCCTGACGCCATTAAGAACACTGCTAATATGGTGCTATGGGAATATGCACCCAAAGCCGATTGAAAGCTGGGCCATTCATTAAAAATACTAATAGATGTAAGATAGGGGGCAGTTTTTACCTGCAAAAATCCGATCACAAGACCGCATAACGTACCGGCAACAAGGCCCCTGATAGTTTTCCCATCTCCCAATATCCGCTTTCCGTCAACGAATTTCTTACCAAGATCCATGGGAGTACCTCCTCCAAAAACAGCAGCCATGGGATTTGCAATGTAAGCTGGAAGCATGAGCCAGATTGATGCCGCTGCAATATCGATAATGGTCATGTTACGTTAATATTCATATTTGATGTTAAAAGTATTGAAAAATGAAATTATACAGTGAACGGGATGCGCTCGATCTTGCCAGCATTAAGATTCTTGAACTCTACTCCTCCAGGCACACCCAGTATTTCAATCCCGTTGAATTCATCCACACCGCAAAGAATGTCCTGTTCCGGATGGGTGCCTGGTGTGATATCACAGCTTATACGGATACGGCTGCCTACAGATACCACTATCTTCAACCTTTTTGATGCAGGGTGGTTCTTAGGAAGCACAATAAGAGGTGTACCCACTTCCCTGATCATATAGAGCACGCATTTGATACCTGCTAAAGTGGTCTTTTTTGTATCAAATCCTGACGAGACCAACAGGTCGTCAGGTTCCAGGCCGAGTACGATTTCCTCCTCCTCAGTCTCAAGAAAAAATAAATTATTATTTCCAGCTTTGACCATGCCAATGACACCATCACTACCCTGGAGCATTAGCATTTCATTTTCATTTAAGGGTATCATACACATTATATTTCGATCATTTTGCAGCTTCCACATTTTGAGAATGACAAGTTGGACACATAATCTTTTTACCCATTCCCTGGAAACTATTACCGCAGTCCTTACATTTATAATCTTTAGCGTCCAGAGCATCTGCTACATCTACACTAAAAGCATCACCTACACTACACATGTGATTTTTCACCTCCAAAAATGGTCATGATTATATATGTTCCATTGGAAAGATAATATATTAAACCTTTCCTGATTTTTAGATGTCTTGAGAAGTAAGGTAATTACATCGGATTTTGAAATTTTATACTAACCACGATATATATGTGTAATGAAATAATATTGAATAACAGAATCTGAATAATATAAAATAGGAAGTGCCAGCAAATGCCCTCAAAAAGTTCTATAATTTTAACAAGTGCATTATTTTGTCTAATATTTTTTCTCACATTATCAACAGTATCAGCTTATCCTGAAATGGCAGAAAATGGTAACGCTGCAGACAGTAGCAATAGTATGGAAGGAAATCCGACCTATTCATATGGAACAGATATCGTCATGATCCAGCATCTGATCGAAATTGATCAGGTATCATATGAAGGTTACATAAAAATTGCCGAAACTCTTGTTCTAATTAATGCCGGGACTGAAAACTATACAGGACCTATCTTTGCCTGGATACCGGATGAAGCTTTCGATGTAAATGTAGGACTACTGGAAATGGTTATGGGTGGCCAAATAAATCTAATTGAATACTCTATGGAAGGAAATGTGGTGAGTTGGGATGGTACAGTTCCAGCAGGACCAAACATTCCTAACATGTATCGTTTGGAATATAAGGTACCTAAAGTATCCACAGATACAATTACTGTTACAAAGAAACTGAAATATCCCACGCTGGTAAATTATGATTATATACCACCTCAAAGCATGCCTGCTCTGGTGATCAAAGTGATGAAATCCGATGAGATGGAAACCAGTTTCACAAATGGAGCAGGTAGTAAAATTGAAACTGATTCTGTTGAAATCCTGGAAGATTCCATTACATATAATTGGGCACCACCTCTATTTGAAGAAATCACTATTAAATCGGACAAACCTGGTGCCGCAAGTTCTGATATTACCCTTTATTTGTTAATTGCTTTAGTTATTATTATAATAATTGGATATCCATTTTTGAGAGGGAAAAGTACTGCACTCAAGAACTTCGAAGAAAAATTGGCTGCTGTTATTCCCAAAAAACAGGATGATGGGATATATTTGGATAAGGAAGATGATGAAGATGAATCTGAAGACGATGAGTATGTAGATGAATAGGATAGCGGAAGAATTGGAAAAAATCTGATTAATTCTTATAAAAACAGGGATAATAAAATGGCCAGAGAGAAATGGAGTTCACGAACCGGATTTTTACTTGCAGGTATCGGCTCTGCAGTGGGTCTGGGCAATGTGTGGAGATTCCCCTACATTGTTGGCCAGAATGGTGGGGGAGCTTTTCTGATCCCATATATTATTGCGATCTTTGTACTGGGCTTGCCTCTGATGATCCTGGAATTCTCAGTTGGCAGGGAATTCAAAGGTTCAGTGGTCTCATCCATGAAGAAAATCAAAGGTCATCTCAGGTGGGTGGGAATCATTGTGGTAATAGTTACAATAATAGTATTGAGTTATTACCTGGTGGTTACAGGCTGGACTATTAGTTATCTTATACTTACATTACTGGGGAAAAATATCATCTTTGATGAGTTCACTCTGACATATTATTCACCCATTTTTTTCATTGCGGTAACAATTATAACATCCTACATTGTAAGGAAGGGAATAAAGGGCGGTATCGAAAAAACAAGTACGATAATGGTTCCGGCTCTCGGAATTCTAATGATGGCGATGGTAATCTACGCTCTCACTCTTCCCAATGCCTTTCAAGGCATTTCATTTTACCTCACACCTGATTTTTCAAGACTTTCTGATTATTCTGTCTGGGCTGCAGCTTTTGGGCAGGCGTTCTTTTCACTTTCAGTGGGTTCTGGGATATTGTTGACTTACGGGAGCTATCTTGATGAAAAGATCAGTATTCCCAATAATTCAATAATTATCACAGTTTCAGACCTGTTCATATCCTTCGTCAGCGGCCTGGTGGTATTCTCCATTGTATTTTCCTTCGGCTTCGAACCCGCGGCAGGACCAAAACTTGCCTTCTCTACTATTCCGCTTATCTTTGATAAGGTGCCTTATGGATTCCTGCTGGAAGCTGTATTTTTCCTCCTGCTGTTCTTCGCTGCATTGACCTCTGCCATCTCCATGATGGAGGTTGGGGTTTCCACCCTGGTGGACGAATTGAAAATGACCAGACATAAAGCCACATCCCTTTTGACATTGGTCATCCTGGTGCTGGGATTCCCTGCAGCTTTGAGCTATTCAGGGATGAAGCTTACAGTGTTCAATACTCCTGTTTTCGATCTGATGGATACATTATTCGGATCCATCGGCCTCATGGTTACAGCATTGCTCATTTCAGTCTCAGTCACCTGGTTCATGGACAACAAAGTCATGAAGGACCAGATGGAAAGGAACACACACTGGAATGCCAGTAAAATTGTATTTGTGCTGGTAAAATATGTAATTCCCATTATTCTTATATATGTATTGGCCGTGAGAATCAAATTTTACCTGAACCTGTGAAATGGTTTACTTTCAAAAAATGGTCACGCCACTGACTGGCTGAC encodes:
- the tgtA gene encoding tRNA guanosine(15) transglycosylase TgtA; amino-acid sequence: MPDIFEITHKDLAGRIGRLTTPHGTVETPTIMPVINPNIQTIPAKEMPDFGARMIITNSYIIYRKEALKAKAQQQGLHSLLEFNGPIMTDSGSFQLSVYGEVEVNNAQIIEFQQSIGTDIGVPLDIPTPPDADYDKVKQELATTNERLMEALDLNKDSQMLLAASIQGGRYPDLREQAARQLGSAGFDIYPIGAVVPLMESYRYADLVDVIVSAKKGLPSSAPVHLFGAGHPMVFALAVALGCDLFDSAAYALYAKDGRYLTADGTYHIKDLEYLPCACPICTSHSAREISASPDKIELLARHNLYVTFAEINNVKQAIRDGNLWELVERRCRTHPRLLDGLKRMTSHMDWIEQFDPSSKSTYFYCGPQSVNRPEVLRWNKRLEHLKLEGTVLIRPGGKISGEAEYDHVLHFKPPFGAYPLELKETHPLNAEVINIPDYESLTSALENTKKLIQLNPDAEFTFVHRQYWEHPLISQICQMVSHSWAV
- a CDS encoding sodium-dependent transporter: MAREKWSSRTGFLLAGIGSAVGLGNVWRFPYIVGQNGGGAFLIPYIIAIFVLGLPLMILEFSVGREFKGSVVSSMKKIKGHLRWVGIIVVIVTIIVLSYYLVVTGWTISYLILTLLGKNIIFDEFTLTYYSPIFFIAVTIITSYIVRKGIKGGIEKTSTIMVPALGILMMAMVIYALTLPNAFQGISFYLTPDFSRLSDYSVWAAAFGQAFFSLSVGSGILLTYGSYLDEKISIPNNSIIITVSDLFISFVSGLVVFSIVFSFGFEPAAGPKLAFSTIPLIFDKVPYGFLLEAVFFLLLFFAALTSAISMMEVGVSTLVDELKMTRHKATSLLTLVILVLGFPAALSYSGMKLTVFNTPVFDLMDTLFGSIGLMVTALLISVSVTWFMDNKVMKDQMERNTHWNASKIVFVLVKYVIPIILIYVLAVRIKFYLNL
- a CDS encoding orotate phosphoribosyltransferase; its protein translation is MDKELIQALKECKAVKFGDFTLASGRKSNYYIDIKKAISDPGTLDLIARQIVEIIDEKGICAEAIGGVAVGAVPLATAVSLRSGLPLVIIRKSLKEYGTGGRFIGDVFKRSLLMVEDVTTTGSSVIEAIKALKEEGAKVDTVISIVDRDEGARAGLANIGVQLLPLVKAADLI
- a CDS encoding CDP-2,3-bis-(O-geranylgeranyl)-sn-glycerol synthase codes for the protein MTIIDIAAASIWLMLPAYIANPMAAVFGGGTPMDLGKKFVDGKRILGDGKTIRGLVAGTLCGLVIGFLQVKTAPYLTSISIFNEWPSFQSALGAYSHSTILAVFLMASGALLGDSAESFIKRRLNLKRGAMFPVADQLDFVLGAWLLTLIFASVWFKTYFTFWIIITVLVITPLLHIITNVFGYLIKVKKEPW